A genomic window from Eriocheir sinensis breed Jianghai 21 chromosome 9, ASM2467909v1, whole genome shotgun sequence includes:
- the LOC126995823 gene encoding carboxypeptidase N subunit 2-like — protein MEPREFKCLIQGAVWWWLAALVLGTTLQSTPNNATLEDVTEATQEVRSDPGEGAVATLCPASCFCEEEAEYATCVGDGQWAPPTLPPGLSRVELRGFLVPELEAELLRRLPGLRELQLNQCNISRLGDDAFAVLPDLDRLDLSENRLAELGPASLRGLRALHHLDLSANQLANLTQAFTHLPALQHLNLRDNRLTSLAKDTFQGLDRVQHVNLDSNRIVSVEVAAFQHLTSLAVLVLSNNPLATLSTLDFFGSRLQYIDVSNIGITRVPQALTQFVRDLRLAKNSITEIHRGDLDSYPNLGLLVLDDNGLELLEEDALGRHECLGCLWLNGNNLKNIPLSLPPALKSLYVEENQITELREGDFTSLVNLEQLLLQRNQIASIAPNAFHELTSLKTLDLQANQLTNLTGRIFASLVSLDTLDLSQNPILTLGADVLTGLTSVKVLQMSRIHSAAVAMPEVLFDPLKSLQILEMYGSPVLVGRLVNTTRMLHSLRGVRELNIMHNDLTALRPDFPAFFPKLQVRDSTLLHPTRSDHELDS, from the exons GGTGCCGTGTGGTGGTGGCTGGCGGCCCTGGTCCTCGGCACCACCCTGCAGAGCACCCCGAACAACGCCACCCTGGAGGACGTAACGGAAGCGACGCAGGAGGTGCGGAGCGACCCCGGCGAGGGAGCCGTGGCGACGCTGTGCCCGGCCTCGTGCTTCtgtgaggaggag gcCGAGTACGCCACCTGCGTGGGTGACGGGCAGTGGGCGCCGCCGACGCTGCCGCCGGGCCTGAGCCGCGTGGAGCTGCGCGGCTTTCTGGTGCCGGAGCTGGAGGCCGAGCTGCTGCGCCGCCTGCCGGGCCTGCGCGAACTGCAGCTGAACCAGTGCAACATATCCAGGCTGGGCGACGACGCCTTCGCCGTGTTGCCGGACCTGGACAGACTCGACCTGTCGGAGAACAGGCTGGCGGAGCTGGGCCCGGCCTCGCTGCGCGGCTTGCGGGCGCTGCACCACCTGGACCTGTCCGCCAACCAACTGGCCAACCTGACGCAGGCCTTCACGCACCTGCCCGCCCTGCAGCACCTCAACCTGCGGGACAACCGGCTCACCAGCCTGGCCAAGGACACCTTCCAGGGCCTCGACCGCGTCCAGCACGTCAACTTGGACTCAAACCGGATCGTGTCGGTGGAGGTCGCGGCCTTCCAGCACCTGACCAGCCTGGCCGTGCTGGTGCTGTCCAACAACCCCCTCGCCACCCTCTCCACGCTGGACTTCTTCGGCTCGCGCCTGCAGTACATCGATGTGTCCAACATCGGCATCACGCGCGTGCCGCAGGCGCTGACGCAGTTCGTGCGGGACCTGCGCCTCGCCAAAAACTCCATCACGGAGATCCACCGCGGCGACCTCGACTCCTACCCCAACCTCGGCCTGCTGGTGCTGGACGACAACGGCCTCGAGCTGTTGGAGGAGGACGCGCTGGGGCGCCACGAGTGCCTGGGCTGCCTCTGGCTCAACGGGAACAACCTCAAGAACATCCCCCTGTCCCTGCCACCCGCCCTCAAGTCCCTCTACGTGGAGGAGAACCAGATCACGGAGCTCCGCGAGGGAGACTTCACGAGCCTGGTCAACCTGGAGCAGCTCTTGCTACAGCGGAACCAGATCGCCAGCATCGCCCCCAACGCCTTCCACGAGCTGACGAGCCTCAAGACCCTCGACCTGCAGGCCAACCAGCTCACCAACCTGACGGGCCGTATCTTCGCCAGCCTGGTGAGCCTCGACACGCTGGACCTTTCCCAGAATCCAATTCTCACGCTGGGCGCCGACGTGCTGACGGGCCTCACCAGCGTCAAGGTGCTGCAGATGTCCCGCATACACTCGGCGGCCGTGGCCATGCCGGAGGTGCTCTTCGACCCTCTCAAGAGCCTGCAGATCCTGGAGATGTACGGGTCGCCGGTGCTGGTGGGGCGCCTGGTTAATACGACGCGGATGCTGCACTCCCTGCGTGGCGTGCGGGAGCTCAACATCATGCACAACGACCTCACGGCGCTGCGGCCAGACTTCCCGGCCTTCTTCCCCAAGCTGCAGGTACGTGACTCAACCCTCCTACACCCCACACGGTCTGATCATGAGCTAGACTCGTGA